A window from Pseudomonadota bacterium encodes these proteins:
- the hemC gene encoding hydroxymethylbilane synthase: MWFCEQGSRWGNHRTIGISIFLRVLFIFKLFELRTLKKPKIIIGTRGSKLALWQAQWVKSYLVQKFADLDIELKIIKTKGDKILDVPLAKVGGKGLFVKEIEEALVDKRIDIAVHSMKDMPAELYEGLCIGAIPERENSCDVLISHKGLLLSQLPINARIGTSSLRRIAQIKRVRPDFEISPLRGNLDTRIRKLEEGEIDAIILAAAGVKRLGLESIITQYLNEDVMLPAVGQGALCIEIRKEDQDISRYINAMDHFLTHAVVSGERAFLKRLEGSCQIPVAGYGKAENNVFTIKGLVADLDGKTIISDIQKGPLESSEKIGVALADKLISMGAKRLLENLTEM, encoded by the coding sequence ATGTGGTTTTGTGAGCAAGGGAGCAGGTGGGGAAACCACCGGACAATCGGCATCAGCATCTTCCTGCGGGTCCTGTTCATCTTCAAGCTGTTCGAGTTGCGGACATTGAAAAAACCTAAAATAATTATAGGCACAAGAGGGAGCAAGCTGGCACTATGGCAGGCTCAGTGGGTAAAGTCGTATCTTGTGCAAAAATTTGCCGATCTTGATATTGAGCTTAAAATTATTAAGACCAAAGGTGACAAGATACTTGATGTTCCGCTTGCAAAAGTAGGTGGCAAAGGCCTTTTTGTGAAAGAAATAGAAGAAGCTCTTGTAGATAAACGCATCGATATTGCTGTTCACAGTATGAAAGATATGCCTGCCGAGTTGTATGAGGGCCTTTGTATCGGAGCGATACCGGAACGTGAAAATTCCTGCGATGTTCTTATTTCCCATAAAGGTCTTTTATTATCACAGCTTCCCATAAACGCGCGGATAGGTACAAGTAGTCTGCGTCGTATTGCTCAGATAAAACGCGTAAGGCCGGATTTTGAAATATCTCCTTTAAGAGGAAATTTAGACACAAGAATAAGAAAACTTGAGGAAGGTGAAATTGATGCCATAATTCTTGCGGCAGCTGGAGTAAAAAGGCTTGGGCTTGAAAGTATCATAACCCAATATTTAAATGAAGATGTTATGCTTCCTGCAGTAGGGCAGGGGGCTTTATGCATAGAAATAAGAAAAGAAGATCAAGATATATCGCGTTATATAAATGCTATGGATCATTTTTTAACCCATGCTGTTGTTTCAGGTGAGCGGGCTTTTTTGAAAAGGCTTGAGGGCAGTTGTCAAATCCCTGTAGCAGGTTATGGAAAAGCTGAAAATAATGTTTTTACTATAAAAGGTCTTGTTGCCGATCTTGACGGTAAAACAATTATATCGGATATTCAAAAAGGTCCTCTTGAATCATCGGAAAAAATCGGAGTTGCTCTTGCAGACAAGCTTATTTCTATGGGAGCCAAAAGATTGCTTGAAAATTTGACTGAGATGTAA